Part of the Pseudomonadota bacterium genome, ATGCCCATAAGCCGGGGATCGCGAGACAACTGAATAAGTATATGGCGGAAAAATGCAGTGAATACAGCCATCTGGTTACCGGAATGGCCACCGTATTCCCCGGCGAAGACAATGCCGAAAATATTTTACAGGAAGCATTTGATTCCGGTCTAGGTGGGCTGAAGCTGCATGCTCATGTTCAGTGTTTCGATATGAACAGTGAACTTATGAATCGCCTGTATGAATGTTGCCGGATCAATGAAAAACCGCTGGTAATGCATGTCGGCAGAGAGCCGAAAAGCACCGCCTACCGCTGCGATCCATATCAGCTTTGCAGTGCTGAAAAACTGGAACATATTTTAGAAGATTTTCCGGATATTAAAATCTGTGTCCCCCATATGGGGTTTGATGAGATAGCGGCTTACAGAAAACTGATTGAAAAATATGACAATCTCTGGCTGGATACAACTATGGTCATCACAGATTACTTTCCGATTGGGGAAAAATTAGCTCTCAGGCATTACAGGTCAGACAGGATTATGTATGGTTCCGACTTTCCGAACATCCCGTACGCATGGGACAGAGAGCTTAAGGAATTGGAAGCAGCCGATATCTCCCACGAAGCTCTGGAAAAGATATCCTACAAAAATGCTGCCGATTTTTTCAGTCTTAAAGTACAACCGGCATGACAAGACAGCCTTACAGCTTTTATTGTTCATTTTAAGTATTTTTAAATGCTGAATGGCTGAAATAAAACCGTATAATCAGATGATTTATTCGGACGCCATGTCAAGCGAAGATGGACTCTGCGTCAAAAGCCAGAGTTTTTCTGTCGCATTACCGTTACAGCAGCGGAAGTTGGAAAGTTTTTATTCATGGGGCCATCTGGATTGAGCCGGGAAAGTTATGCGAGGGGAGAAAATACTTTGGGATACTCAAATATTTATGGTAAAGCTGAAAGGGTTGTTAAGCTAAGAAGGATGGTTTTTACATTATAACCTGCGATCA contains:
- a CDS encoding amidohydrolase family protein, translating into MLKSKMPSMNDQESSTVPAGLPPIIDAHVHIFPGSIFSAIRKWFDKNAWQIRYQLTSSEIFEFLLSHGIKHIIALQYAHKPGIARQLNKYMAEKCSEYSHLVTGMATVFPGEDNAENILQEAFDSGLGGLKLHAHVQCFDMNSELMNRLYECCRINEKPLVMHVGREPKSTAYRCDPYQLCSAEKLEHILEDFPDIKICVPHMGFDEIAAYRKLIEKYDNLWLDTTMVITDYFPIGEKLALRHYRSDRIMYGSDFPNIPYAWDRELKELEAADISHEALEKISYKNAADFFSLKVQPA